A window of Dromiciops gliroides isolate mDroGli1 chromosome X, mDroGli1.pri, whole genome shotgun sequence contains these coding sequences:
- the CCNB3 gene encoding G2/mitotic-specific cyclin-B3 — MPVPRNSRSANSKGLRSSKTQPMEGTRVEAVRAVESQEVDKEETSQAKRSPSSPQGAPKKRSAFGDLTNAHQNQPTQSKKEVKGTAKKVLRSAVAHGLPKNNEIILKKSAPKSLPEEASVSSESTVKEGLMPVQEEEAPLLVEEEPSVEGASAAQPGPSEMSGMENIEKVEEDPYANTEYAKEIFKYMRKREEVFPVSNYMVKQHDITKDMRAILVDWMVEVQENFELTHETLYLAVKLVDHYLMQVVCLRDKLQLIGSTAILIASKFEERCPPCIDDFLYICDDAYQREELLSMEVSILHTLNFDINIPIAYRFLRRFAKCAHVNMETLTLARFICELTLQEYDYVQERASKLAASCFFLALKMKNIGKWTPTLEHYSGYRSTDLFSLVKRLNFLLTYQRHDKLKAVRTKYSHKIFFEVAKTPTLDMLKLEESLKNSV, encoded by the exons ATGCCAGTGCCTCGAAACTCCAGGTCTGCCAACAGCAAGGGACTCCGATCCAGCAAAACTCAACCCATGGAGGGTACTAGAGTTGAAGCGGTTAGAGCTGTGGAGAGCCAAGAAGTGGACAAG GAGGAAACTAGCCAGGCAAAGAGATCACCATCTTCACCACAGGGAGCACCCAAAAAGCGGTCAGCTTTTGGAGATCTCACCAAT gctCACCAGAATCAGCCTACACAGTCCAAGAAGGAGGTCAAGGGTACTGCTAAGAAGGTACTTAGGAGTGCAGTGGCTCATGGTCTCCCCAAAAACAATGAGATCATCTTGAAAAA GTCTGCCCCCAAATCCCTTCCAGAGGAAGCCTCTGTCAGCTCTGAGTCTACTGTCAAGGAAGGGCTGATGCCTGTGCAGGAAGAGGAGGCGCCTCTGCTGGTGGAGGAGGAGCCCAGTGTTGAAGGAGCCTCAGCTGCACAACCAGGACCAAGTGAG ATGTCCGGGATGGAGAATATTGAAAAAGTTGAAGAGGACCCATATGCCAACACGGAATATGCCAAGGAAATCTTCAAGTACATGAGGAAAAGAGAG GAGGTCTTCCCAGTCTCAAACTACATGGTCAAGCAGCATGACATCACCAAGGATATGAGAGCCATACTGGTGGACTGGATGGTGGAGGTACAG GAGAACTTTGAGCTGACCCATGAGACCCTGTACTTGGCAGTGAAGTTGGTGGATCACTACTTGATGCAAGTGGTGTGCTTGAGGGACAAGTTACAACTGATTGGATCCACTGCTATCCTGATTGCATCAAAATTTGAG GAACGTTGCCCACCCTGCATTGAtgatttcctatatatttgtgaTGATGCTTATCAGCGAGAGGAGCTTCTCTCCATGGAAGTCAGCATCCTACACACCCTCAACTTTGATATTAATATTCCTATTGCCTATCGTTTCCTGCGCAGATTTGCCAAG TGTGCCCACGTCAACATGGAGACCCTGACCTTAGCCAGGTTCATTTGTGAGTTAACTCTGCAGGAGTATGACTATGTCCAGGAGAGGGCCTCAAAGCTGGCTGCTAGCTGTTTCTTCTTGGCCCTCAAGATGAAGAACATTGGAAAGTGG ACTCCCACATTAGAACATTACAGTGGATACCGGAGCACAGATCTCTTCTCCTTGGTCAAGAGACTCAACTTCCTGCTGACTTACCAGCGCCATGACAAACTCAAGGCTGTGCGTACCAAGTACTCTCACAA